One Coccinella septempunctata chromosome 1, icCocSept1.1, whole genome shotgun sequence DNA window includes the following coding sequences:
- the LOC123322844 gene encoding uncharacterized protein LOC123322844, translating to MTETNIENSDPQWILDQRNDGVLYWRRENGETRVTFLHAVEVLEFEREEQENEVYRRIGSSLIGISLSCIACVLITAILPWYLVIGS from the exons ATGACGGAGACGAATATCGAGAACAGCGATCCCCAGTGGATTTTGGATCAAAGAAATGATGGAGTGCTTTACTGGAGGAGAGAGAATGGCGAAACTAG AGTTACTTTCCTGCATGCCGTTGAAGTTTTGGAATTCGAAAGGGAGGAACAAGAAAACGAAGTTTACCGAAGAATTGGATCGTCCTTGATTGGCATCAGTTTATCCTGTATAGCATGTGTTCTGATCACCGCCATACTACCGTGGTATCTGGTGATTGGAAGTTGA